From the Candidatus Kapaibacterium sp. genome, the window CTCGCGCCGGTACCATTGCCGTCCTGCCCCGATATAGTCATAGCTGCCGTAGAAATGATAGTATCGCAGGACAAAAGCTTCTACCCGCTGGTCCTTGACATTTTCTTGTAGGGCCTGCCGAATGGTCTCGTAATCACGCTCATGGAGCACTTCGTCGGCCTGTAAGTAGATGCACCAATGTCCGCGGCAAGCATTGAGCGCGATTTGTGTCTGCTCGGCTAATATGCGCCAGCCCGGCTCAGTGGGATGCCATTGGGTAGGAAGAATCCGGATCTCGGGGGCACCAATACTTTCGACAGCTTCCAGTGTCCCATCTTCGGAGTCGCCAACTGCTACGATAATTTCGTCGCAAAGAGGTAGGAGAGAGCGAAGAGACTCCACTACAGGATAG encodes:
- a CDS encoding glycosyltransferase family 2 protein, translated to YPVVESLRSLLPLCDEIIVAVGDSEDGTLEAVESIGAPEIRILPTQWHPTEPGWRILAEQTQIALNACRGHWCIYLQADEVLHERDYETIRQALQENVKDQRVEAFVLRYYHFYGSYDYIGAGRQWYRREVRIVRNTGDVISWGDAQGFRKQLPGGGARPLRARELPAYVYHYGWV